The genomic stretch GGGAGTTGATAAAGGGGACAGGCGCATATAATGGGCAAGATGAGAACGTGCGCCTAGTTCGGTTTCTTGCGCGGTCGGCCTCGTGGGCGGAGCGTTGGTTGCAAGCCCAATTGCTCGGCCGCCTGCTCGCTCCACGCCGAAGGGGCTGCCGGGGGAGTGAAAACGGGACGCAGCTGCTCTGTAGAGAACTCCTCGGCAGATGCACTGTTACAGAACCCACTGCAACAAACGCCAAAATTGTGGCTCTTCCGTTTCTATGTGCGGAAGCCAATGAAATCGTCGTAATCCTAATCGTAACTATTTTACATCCAAGGAGTTACGGAATGCCGACCACCGGCAACACGGGGAGATTTTCGGAAAATCTCCCTCGTTGAACGCACTACCCAGTTGCCATGCCTCCGCTGAAAGTGCAGTTTCCGCGATTCTGGCACTCAGAAACGGAAGAGCCAAAATTGTGGGCTTTTTGACGGCATGGATTTCGTGAGGGGTACCATCGCGCCAGGTTCTCTACAGAGCAGGACGCGGCTGGACGCGGCTCTTTTTTTGTTGATTCCGTCGCTCCCAGGTCGATTGGCGGGCATGCCGCGAATTGCGCGTCGAGCTCCGACGGGGTTGATCTATCACGTTCTCAATCGGACTGTGGCTTCTCCTGAGTTTATGCCCCCCGCGATTTACGGAACCGCTTATTTCGCCGCGTCGGCGAATGCGCGTTGGAGGCATGCCAGCGCGGCGTCTGCCTGGCGGCCGTCGACGATTACGTTTACGCGCACTTCGCTGGTGCTCATCATGTCGACGTTGATACCGGCGGCGGCCAGCGACTCGAACATCCGGATGGCGACGCTTGTGTGGCTGCGCATGCCGATTCCCGACACCGATAGCTTCGCCACCTTGGCCGAACTGTTGACGCCGCCGCAGCCAATTCGCTTGGCGATTCGCCGGGCGAGCTCGACGGTGCGGGCGAATTCGGATTGGGGCACCGTGAAGCTGAGATTGGCCTGGCCGTCGCGGCCGAAGCTTTGCACGATCATATCCACGAACACGCCCGCCTTGGCCAGCTCGTCGAACGTCGCGGCGGCCACGCCGGGCCGATCGGGCACGTCGAAAATCGTCACCAGCGACTGCGACTGATCGAGCGAGATTTCGTCGATCGTCAGGTCTTCCATTCCTTGCAGGCGGCGAATGATTTCCAGAGCGCTTGCCTGACGCACAGGGCCGGTCGAAACCGGGCCGCCGTTGCCGTTCGGATCGGTTTTCAGATCGAAGGCGGCATGCACGGCCCGCAGGGCCGCCTGCGCCTCGCTGCGGGCGACGAGCACGGAGATCTTGATTTCGCTGGTGGTGATCACCAGGATATTCACGCCCGCGTCGGCCAGCGCGCGAAACATCTTTTGGGCCACGCCGACTTGCCGCGCCATGCCCAAGCCGACGACCGAAATTTTCGCCACCTGATCGTCGTGGCTATAGCCGACGGCGCCGAGTTCGTTCGCGGCTTCGGACACCGCTTCCATTGCCGTGGCCAGTTCGTCGCGATTCACGGTGAACGAAATATCGGCTTTTCCTTCCGCACCGATATTCTGCACGATCATATCCACCGTGATCTTCCGGTCGGCAAGCTTCGAGAACACGGCGAGGCTGACGCCCGGTCGATCGGGCACGCTTTCAAGCGTCACGCGGGCTTCGTCGCGCATCAGTGCCACGCCGCACACGGCCCGCTCCGGCGCTTCCGGCTCGGCGACGATCATCGTGCCGCGCACGTCGGAAAACGAGCTGCGTACATGGATCGGCACGTTGAATTTCTTGGCGAACTCGATCGACCGGCTGTGCATCACGGCGGCGCCGAGGCTGGCCAGCTCGAGCATTTCGTCGTAGCTGATCCGCTTGACGAGCCGGGCCTCGGGCAATTGGCGGGGGTCGGTCGTGTAAACGCCATCGACGTCGGTGTATATCTCGCACGCGTCGGCCCCCAGCACGGCGGCCAAGGCGACGGCCGTGGTGTCGCTGCCGCCGCGGCCAAGCGTCGTGATGTTGTAGTCTTCGTCGATGCCCTGGAAGCCCGCGGCCACGACGATATTTCCTTCATCGAGGGCCCACCGCAGACGATCGGTCGAGATCGAATGGATTCGGGCCTTGGTGTGGCTGCTATCGGTTTTGATGCCGATCTGGGCGCCGGTGAGGCTGATCGCTTTGTGGCCCAGCGAATGGACGGCCATCGCCGTTAGCGCGACGCTTACCTGTTCGCCGGTCGAAAGAAGCATGTCCATTTCGCGGGCCGATGGCCGATCGGTCAGTTCGTGGGCGAGATCGATGAGCGTGTCGGTATTCTTGCCCATCGCGCTGACGACGACGACGACGCGATTTCCTTCTTGCTGAGCGCGAATGGCCTTTCGCGCCGCGGCCAAAATCTTCTGGCTGTCGGCAACACTGGTTCCGCCAAACTTTTGAACGATCAGCATGGGGAGGAAGGGTGAGGGCGAGGGTGAGGGGTTCGAGACGGACGCGCGAAACCGCGAGCGAGCTTCGTGTGCCGTTTGGCATTGGGGGTCGCTTGCGGTTTCGCGCGTGGCGATAGGTTTGGTTCAATCCATGCGTTGTTCCCCTGCTCGAATTTCAACTCGTCCGTCGCCCTTAATCTCTCGTCCCTAAAAGCCATCCCATCAGTTTCCAGCCGGCTTCGAAGGCGAGGGAAGAATTCGCGGCCGCCACTTCGTCGTAGGTCGTTGCCGCGTCGGGGGCGATGCCAGCGCCGCAAATCGCGAACGGCACCGCGCCGTGGCTGTGCGTCTTGATCCGCAATGGCGTTGGATGGTCGGGCGAAATCAATATCCGATAGTCTCCCTGTTCGGCAAGCGCTTTGGCGAGCGGGTCGACGATGTGGCGATCGATGTCTTCCAGCGCGCGGATTTTCGCTGCCGCGTCCCCCTCATGCGATGCTTCGTCGGTCGCTTCGACGTGCACGCATATCAAATCCGCGTCGGCCAGCGCGTCGATCGCATAGCGGCCCTTGGCGGCGTAGTCGGTGTCGGTGTAGCCGGTGGCGCCCGGCACTTCGATCCGCCGCCAGCCCATCAACGCCGCAAGGCCGCGCAAGAGATCGACGGCCGTGATCATCGCGCCGCGGCAGCCATGATAGGCTTCGCAAAAGGGTCGCAAGGCCGGCGTGCGGCCTTGGCCCCAAAGCCAGATGTTCGTGGCCGGCGGCTTGCCTTCCGCGCGGCGGCGAACGTTCACCGGGTGCTCGGCAAACAGCCCCACGCTGTCGCTCATCAGTTGGTTGAGCAGCGCGGAGCCTGGGCCGCGGGGATAATCGTCGAGCACCGATCTATCGGTCAGGTCGTGGGGCGGAGTCGTGCGCGTGTCGGAAGAAAATGGCGCCGGATTGCGATCGCCGCGGCAGACCATCAGGTTGCGATAGCTCACCCCCGCAAAAAACTGCAATGCATCGCTGCCCAATTGCTCTTGCGCCGCCGACAGCAGCGAGCGGGCTTCGTCGGTCGAGATGTGTCCGGCCGTGAATTCGCGCATCACCTGGTCTTCGATCGTCACCAGATTGCAGCGAACGGCCCAATCGTTCGGCTCGAGCGCGATGCCCTGGGCCGCCGCCTCGAGCGGCGCTCGGCCGGTGAAATATTGCAGCGGATCATAGCCCAGCAAGCTGAGGCAGGCGACATCCGAGCCTGGCGGCAGCGACCGCGGGACATGGTTGGCCCGGCCAACCACGCCTGCGCGCGCGACGGCATCCATCGCGGGCACGGAGGCGGCCTGAAGCGGCGTCCGCCCGCCGAGCGATTCCTGCGGCTCATCTGCCGCCCCATCGGGAATAATAAGTGCGTATTTCACAGTGTTTTTTTGCCCCCGTCTGTCCCCGTTGCCTTCGTCCCTAACCCCTCACCCTCACACTTTCCCCCCGTAGACTCTCATCCGCGAACTCGGAGCCCGCACGTGCTCCATGCGGTCGATTGCATCGAACGCAGCACGCATCGCGCCTTCGGTGGCCGTGTGGGTCATGATCACTAGCGGCACGGTGCCGTCGGTGCCGTCTTGCGTGTGCTGAATGACCGACGCGATGGAGATTGCATGCCGGCCAAGTTCGCCGGCGATCTCGGCCAACACGCCCGGCCGGTCGGCGACGTTGAACCGCAGATAATGCCGGCCGCTCGATTGCGCCGGATCGGCCAACCGCACGTGCGACGGCTCGTCCGACCAAAGCTGCAATGTATGGAACGTAATTTTCGCGCGGCCGACGACCATATCGATCAGGTCGGCCACGACGGCCGATGCGGTCGGCATCTGACCAGCCCCCAAACCGTGGAAGAACAATTGGCCGACGGCGTCGCCCGTCAGCGCGATCGCGTTGTAGGCTTCGCGCACCTCGGCCAGTGGAGTTCGGGTGTGGACAAGCGTCGGCGACACATGCAGGTCCAATCCCGCGGCGCCCAGCCGAGCGACGGCCAGCAGCCGAATTCGATAGCCAAGCTCGCGTGCATATCGCAGATCGGTGGCATCGACCCGATCGATGCCGCGGCAGGGAATTTCGCGCCATTGGGGCCGAAAGCCGAAGGCGAGTTGCGAGAGAATTGCCAGTTTTTGCACCGTGTCGGTTCCGTCGACGTCCATCGTCGGATCGGCTTCGGCATAGCCGCGGCGCTGCGCCTCGGCAAGCGCGGCCGAATAGTTGGCGCCGCGGTCTTCCATTTCCGTGAGGATGAAATTGCACGTGCCGTTAAGGATGCCGTGGATCGAGAGAACTTGATTCGCGGCGAGGCATTGGTTGATATTGGCGATAATCGGAATACCGCCGGCCACGGCCGCTTCGAACGCGATCGAACGATCCGCCCGCCGGGCCGCGTCGAACAGCTCGGTGCCATGCTCGGCCAGGAGTGCCTTGTTGGCGGTCACCACGTCTTTGCCGGCGGCCAAGAGTTGGAGCAAAATCGTGCGGGCCGGCTCGAGTCCGCCGACCAAATGGGCCACTGTGCTGATTTCGGGATTGCCGGTGATGCGTTTCAAATCGGTGGAGATCATTCCGGCCGGCAAACGCACATCGCGTGGTTTTTGCGAATCGCGCACCACGACGTGCTCGAGCACGAGCCGCCGTCCGGCCCGGCGCGCAGCCCGATCGCCGTGGTCGACCAACAGCCGGGCGACGCCCGACCCGACCGTGCCCAATCCGACGATCCCGATCTTGACCGTATCCACCACAGCGAATCCGTGTTTTCCGAAAATCGAACGATCCATCGTAGGAAGCGCGACGGCGAGGCGTCAAGCGAGCGCCGGGGGCAGGCAGAGGGCAAGCGGGGGTGGCATCGCGCGAAACCGCAAGCGAGCCGCACCGCCCAAGGGAGTCGGAAGCTCGCTTGCGGTTTCGCGCGCCGTTTCCTATCCCCTCACCCTCACCCTCACCCTCACCCCATCCGGCATGTTACATTGCAAGGATGCAACTGGAACAACTCGGTCCCTATCGTCTCGCCCGGCGGCTTGGCCGAGGCGGCATGGGAACCGTTTTCGAAGGCCTGAATGTCGACACCGGCCAACCGGCCGCCATCAAGGTTCTCAATCCGCATCTGGCGGTCGAAGAAGGCTTCCGCGAACGGTTCGAAATCGAGATCGAAACGCTCAAGAAACTGAAGCATCCGAATATCGTTCGGCTGTATGGCTTCGGGGAGCAAGACGGCGTGATCTTCTACGCCATGGAATTGGTTCATGGCACGAACCTGGAAGACGAATTGCAAGCCAGCCGCCGCTTCAATTGGCGCGAAACGACGAGCCTCGGCATCAAGCTCGCCCGCGCCCTGCAGCATGCCCACGACCATGGCGTCATCCATCGCGATCTGAAGCCGGCCAACCTTCTGCTGACGCCCGACGGGGACGTCAAATTGGCCGATTTCGGCATCGCCCGACTATTCGGCAACACGCGATTGACCTCCGCCGGCGGTTTGGTAGGCACCGCCGAGTATATGGCTCCCGAGCAGGCCGACGGCCGGGGCGTCACGCCGCAATGCGATCTCTACAGCTTGGGCGGCGTGTTGTTTGCGATGTTGGCCGGCCGGCCGCCGTTTTGGGGCGGTTCGCTGCCGGAAGTTTTGCAGCTTCACCGTTTCGCGGTGCCGCCGCCGGTGGCGCGGTTTGCTCCCGACACGCCGATCCAACTTGGCGACATCATCGCTCGTTTGCTTTCCAAAGACCCGACCGCCCGCGGCACGAATGCGCGCGTGATCGGCAAGCAGCTCGCGGCCTTGGAACACGCGCTGTCGATGCCGCGGGAGTCGGGCTTGTCGGCAGGTTCGACCGCTGCTTCGACGGCCGGGGCCGCATTGCCGGTGGAGGGCATCCCACCGGTCGCGAAATCCGCACAGCCAGTCCGGCACGAATTCGAACTCTTGCCGCCGGGCGCGGAGACGCTCCCTGCCGAACCGCCGCTCGATCCGTTCAAAACGCTTCGCGGCCACGCTCCGCAACCGACGGCCGACCCAGCGGCGCCGGCGACTTCGCTGAGCCCCGCTCGATCGCAACTTTCGCCGACATTGGCCCCACCCTCGAGCGCATCGGCCGAATCCGCCGGCGAGCGGCGCGTGGCCGACGCGCCGGCAATCGGTTCGCTGCCGCTCCCGTACGATGTCACCGCCGGGCCGAGTTCAGCCGGGCCGAACTCAGCCGGGCCGCCCCCGGTGATTGGGCCGCGAAACGGCGCAAAAACTCCGCCGTCGCTCGCCGTTTCGCCACGCACTGCGGAGCCTTCGCCATCGGACGTTGTTTCGACTGGCGATAACTCGAACCGCATGTTTAGTTCCGCCGCGGCAAGCGCGCTGGGGCACGAACCGCGAGGCCTGTCGCACTCGACGCCCTCGCGCGGCAATCGGTTCATCACGGTCGAGGAAGACGAACGCCGCCGCGCCGAAGCCGACGCGTCGGCCCAAAGCAGCGGCTGGATTCAAATCGCGCTGTTGTCGCTGGCGTTGGCCTCGCTTGTCGGCCTGGGCTTGTACATGATGCGTCCGCCCTCTGCCGACACGCTCTTCGCTCGCATCGAGACGACCGTCGGAACCGCTGGTCGGCCCGAACGGCTGTTGGACGCCGAAAACGATATCCGCAAATTCCTCAGCCGTTTTCCAGACGATCCGCACGTGCCGCAGATCAAAAGCTACGCCGAAGAAATCGAACTGCTGCACCTCGAGCGGCAGTTCGCACTTAGTCCTCGGCTTGCCGGGGCCGCAGGCGAGCCGATCACGCACGACTACGCCGACGCAATCCGCGAAGCCGCAAACGATCCCGAACAGACGGTCGCCAAACTGCAGGCCCTCATCGATTTCTACGGCCAACTGCCCCATCCTTCGGAAACGACGGTCCGATTCATCGAACTGGCCCATCGTCAACTGGCCCATCTAGACCAGCAGATTTCCAAAATATCGCCCACCTATCGAAGGTTGATCGACGCCAATCTTGCCCGGGCCCAAGAACTGCGCGCGACCGCTCCGGAAAAAGCCCGCGCGATTTGGTCGAGCATCGTCGAACTCTACGGCGACAAACCATGGGCCGCCGACGAAGTGAAAAAAGCTCGCGACGCCCTCGCCGCGGCATCCGCTCCGCATTGACCATCGCTCTACGATTGATTGCTATGGGTTTCGTGTGGCACTGGCAAGCGCAGTCTGGCAGTGCCGGCCGGCGAGTTGACATGCAGGCTCGAAAAGGGGCGACGCGAAACCTATTGGCAAACGACCGGCGTTGGCGAGAGGAGGGCAAAGTCTTCGGCGCTCACACTGGCCGACTTCGCTGGCCAGTGGCACACGGTCGCTGCATACACGGGCAGCGACAAGGGCTACCCCAGACAACCAATCGCACCTACCGGCGCTGCTTGACGGGTGGCGGTCGCTCGCACAAACTAGGCCCTTTTCCTGAACAAAAGCTTCACCCTTTGGCAATCGCAAGGAAGTGTCGATGGCAAGCCAACTTGTCGTGCTCGGCGGCGGACCCGGCGGATATACGGCGGCGTTTCTCGCTGCCGATTTGGGAATGAAGGTGACCCTGGTCGAAGCCGATCCCCGATTGGGCGGCACATGCTTGCTGCGCGGCTGCATTCCCTCCAAGGCCCTGCTGCACGTCGCAAAAGTGATCAGCGAAGCCAAGGAACTCGATGGCTGGGGCGTTCGCTTCGCCTCTCCGAAACTCGAGGTCGATGCCCTGCGAGCCCGCAAGGAAAAAGTGATCGACACCCTCACCGGCGGGCTGAAGCAACTCGCCAAGCGGCGGAATGTCGAAGTGATTCAGGCTCGCGGAGTTTTCGAAAATTCGACCACCTTGCGGCTCGAGCGGGCCGAAAAAGGGGCCAAGAACGAAACGCTCGAATTCGAGCATTGCATCCTGGCCAGCGGATCGCGGCCGATGAAAATTCCGGCCTTCGATCTCCCCACGCCACGAGTAATGGATTCCAGCGGAGCGCTCGATTTGCCCGACATTCCCGAATCGCTGTTGGTCGTCGGCGGCGGATACATCGGCCTGGAAATGGGCACCGTCTACGCCGAATTGGGCACGAAAGTGAGCGTGGTCGAATTGACCGACGGGCTGTTGCCCGGGGCCGATCGCGATCTCGTCAAGCCGCTCCATGTCCGGATGGAAAAGCGATTTGCCGCAATCCATTTGAGAACCAAGGTCGCTTCGCTCGCCGACAAGCGCGATTCGATCGAGGTGAATTTTCAGGCAGCCGACGGCAGCGGGTCGCGCAGCGAGAGGTTTAGCCGCGTATTGGTGTCGGTCGGGCGGCGGCCCAATAGCGACGGCCTGGGATTGGAAAACACGAAAGTCGAAATCGATCGCCGCGGCTTTGTCGTCACCGACGATCAGCAGCGCACGGCCGATCCGCATATCCTGGCAATCGGCGACGTGGCCGGCGAACCGATGCTGGCCCACAAGGCATCGCACCAGGGGAAAGTGGCCGTCGAAGCGTTGCACGGCGGCCCGGCGGTTTTCGCCCCGCAGGCGATCCCCGCCGTCGTGTTCACCGATCCCGAAATCGCCTGGGCGGGCCTCACGGAGCAGGCCGCCAAAGCCGAGGGGCGAGAATTCGAGGCAGTCCGCTATCCCTGGGCGGCCAGCGGGCGGGCCCAATCGCTCGGCCGCACCGAGGGGCTCACCAAATTGCTCGTCGATCCGGAAACCGAGCGGATCTTGGGCGTCGGCATCGTGGGCAGCGGAGCAGGCGAACTGATTGCCGAGGGTGTGTTGGCGATCGAAATGGGCTGCACCGCCCGCGATCTGGCCGAATCGATCCATCCGCATCCGACACTGAGCGAAACGCTCTCCTTTAGCGGCGAACTCTTCCTGGGCACGGCCACCGAAATCTACAGACCACGCCAACCGGCCGAAGGCTGAGCAGTCTTGTACGGGCCAGAGCGTGCGACCGACCGTGTGCCACTGGCCAGCGCAGTCGGCCAGTGTGAGCGCCGCAAGACCCTGCGACGCGCTCTCGAACGCCGCCGTTTGCCAATCGCTATCGGCGTCGCCCATTGCCGAGGGGTAACGTCAACTCGCCGGCCGGCACTGGCCGACTTCTCTGGCCAGTGGCACACCCGAGGTGGCAGCATTGAGGTGGCAGTATTGAGAAGAATAGAAACGCCTGTCAGGGCGCTTCCTCGCTAACGCTTCGGGCTAGTGTGATTGGGCCGACTTGCGCTGATCTCAGAGCCCCCAATCTTCGCCGGGCATTTCGAAGGGCAGTTGATCCACCAGCAAATGGGCGGTCGCTTTAGCCTCGCGGCCAAGGCCATCGAGCGTGTAGCCCGCCGCCGCGGCGGAAATGTGCTGCGGGAGATCGCCGGCGAGTTCTTGCGTCAGATCGGTTGCGATCTCGCTCGGTGCGAGGTCGATATCGTTCGGCGAATCCTGATCGATCGCCACCGGCTCGACCGTCGCGCGCTTGGGCGGAGTCGCCACAATTCGGACCGGCACATTCGAGATCGCCGGCAACTGCGTCGCGGGCGATTCGATTGCCGGCGGCGCCCCGGCGACCGGTCGAGTGATTGAGGATGTCAGGCTCCGCGAATTTTGCTGGTTCACCAGCGCGATCAACGATCGCACGCCCACCGCGACCACCAGAACCGCCGCCGTCGCTGCGGCAATCCGGCCAACATTCGACCAGAATCGGCGAAGCCGCGAATCGCCGGATCGTTTCGTAAGCGGCGCCGCCGGCCCGACGAGCGGCTGCGTGAGTTCGGACGTAACTGTCGCGCCGGACATCCGCGCGCCGGAAATCCGCTGAGCCGCAAACCGGCTCGCATCTCCGGCCGCGTCTGCCGGCCGGACCGACTGCATGATCCGCTGGTGCAACGCTTCGGAGAATTGCGGTTGCTCGCGCCGCGCCGCTTCGCGCAGCTTGCGGGCCATCCAGTCTTCGCTTCGAGAACGAGAGTTTTCGTCGTGCATGAACATCACCCCTTCGCATCCACACTGGCCGCGAATCCAAATTCTTCACCCATCAAGGCCCGCAAGCCCGGCAGCAGTTTTTTTCGTGCCCGAAACATCATCGTCTTCACCGCCGCCCGCGAGCGCCCCAGAATCCGGCCGATCTGCTGCGTGTTCAATTCTTCCACGTAATGCAGCCAAAGGCTGGCGGTCTGCTCCACGTCGAGCGTTTCCGCGGCAAGCTGCCAGACTCCGCGTTGCGATTCGCCGGCCGAAATCGCGTCGGCGACATCGGCGGCCGGCGAGCAAATCGCATCGGCCTCGGCGATCGACCGCGTGCGGTGCTCGTCGCGGCGGTGGTTGAGCGACAAGCGGTGCGCGATCGTAAATAGCCACGTGCGAAATCGGAATCGCGGTTCGTACCGGTGCAATGCTCGATAGGCTCGCACTAACGATTCCTGAGCCAAGTCTTCCGCGTCGGCCCGGCAGCGCGATCGGCTTACCAAGAACTGCAGAAGCGGCACCTGCACCCGCCGCACGAGTCGCTCGAAACTCGCTTCACAGCCTCGTTGGGCCAAAACGGCCAACTGCTCTTCGCTGAGCGGCTCGGACGCCGGCGGTTGCGATGCCATGCTCATCGTGCGATGCAAATTCGTGTTCGACTGCCGCCCATGCCGATGCGCGGCGCTCAGTTTCGCGTTCGGGTGCCATGCCCTCGGCTCTGCGTGGGCATGCTTATTCTCGGTGATTCACATCCCCATTCAAGGCAATGGGCAGGGCGCCGCCGCCGTTCGTTGCGGGGGCCACCATGCCCCACGACCGCAGCCGTGGGGCATGGCACCCTGCAATCTCGGCTCGCCTCGCCTACTTATCTTCCGATTCGGCCGGTTTCTTCTCCTCTGGACCGCCGCGATTCGATTGCTGATGCATCTTCTCGCCGAGCTTGATCAATTCGTCGGCCGGTGCTTTCCAATCGACGGTCAGGTTTTTGTCCGCCGCCTCGACTTTCAAGTCTTTGAGCAACTGTTGCACTTCCGGATGCTCGCCGGCTTGCAGAGCCATCATCCCGCTGAAGCCGTCGATCATCGACTTCATTTGCTTGGCGGCCTCGGGCTTGGTCGTGGTGACGTTGAGCTTGATGAAATCGTCTCCCTCGTTCTCGCCGATGGCGAGGTGAACGTCGTCGATTTGCGCCAACAGCGGCTGTTGAATCGGGAGCTTTGCTTCCGTGAGGCCGACGACCGCCAATCGCATGAACGTTCCCTTCGGCGCGTCGCCCAAGAGGGGCGAGCTGCTCGACAATCCCCCCTTGCCGGCAATCACCTTCAGGGCCGATTTCAGGCTTTCGTCGCTATCGGCCAAGACGCCGACTCCCTTTTTGGGAAACGCCGCCCAAACGGTTTCCTTTTTGTCGTGGCCCATGTTCGATTTCCAGGTGTACACATCGGTGCCATCGTCAGTCTTCGATTCGGCATAGTCGGGGCGTGTTTTCAGAAAGCTCACGATTTTGTCGGTGTCGGCGTCGGCATACACGATCAGCACGGGGCTGCG from Pirellulales bacterium encodes the following:
- the lpdA gene encoding dihydrolipoyl dehydrogenase, which translates into the protein MASQLVVLGGGPGGYTAAFLAADLGMKVTLVEADPRLGGTCLLRGCIPSKALLHVAKVISEAKELDGWGVRFASPKLEVDALRARKEKVIDTLTGGLKQLAKRRNVEVIQARGVFENSTTLRLERAEKGAKNETLEFEHCILASGSRPMKIPAFDLPTPRVMDSSGALDLPDIPESLLVVGGGYIGLEMGTVYAELGTKVSVVELTDGLLPGADRDLVKPLHVRMEKRFAAIHLRTKVASLADKRDSIEVNFQAADGSGSRSERFSRVLVSVGRRPNSDGLGLENTKVEIDRRGFVVTDDQQRTADPHILAIGDVAGEPMLAHKASHQGKVAVEALHGGPAVFAPQAIPAVVFTDPEIAWAGLTEQAAKAEGREFEAVRYPWAASGRAQSLGRTEGLTKLLVDPETERILGVGIVGSGAGELIAEGVLAIEMGCTARDLAESIHPHPTLSETLSFSGELFLGTATEIYRPRQPAEG
- a CDS encoding cofactor-independent phosphoglycerate mutase is translated as MKYALIIPDGAADEPQESLGGRTPLQAASVPAMDAVARAGVVGRANHVPRSLPPGSDVACLSLLGYDPLQYFTGRAPLEAAAQGIALEPNDWAVRCNLVTIEDQVMREFTAGHISTDEARSLLSAAQEQLGSDALQFFAGVSYRNLMVCRGDRNPAPFSSDTRTTPPHDLTDRSVLDDYPRGPGSALLNQLMSDSVGLFAEHPVNVRRRAEGKPPATNIWLWGQGRTPALRPFCEAYHGCRGAMITAVDLLRGLAALMGWRRIEVPGATGYTDTDYAAKGRYAIDALADADLICVHVEATDEASHEGDAAAKIRALEDIDRHIVDPLAKALAEQGDYRILISPDHPTPLRIKTHSHGAVPFAICGAGIAPDAATTYDEVAAANSSLAFEAGWKLMGWLLGTRD
- a CDS encoding protein kinase, whose amino-acid sequence is MQLEQLGPYRLARRLGRGGMGTVFEGLNVDTGQPAAIKVLNPHLAVEEGFRERFEIEIETLKKLKHPNIVRLYGFGEQDGVIFYAMELVHGTNLEDELQASRRFNWRETTSLGIKLARALQHAHDHGVIHRDLKPANLLLTPDGDVKLADFGIARLFGNTRLTSAGGLVGTAEYMAPEQADGRGVTPQCDLYSLGGVLFAMLAGRPPFWGGSLPEVLQLHRFAVPPPVARFAPDTPIQLGDIIARLLSKDPTARGTNARVIGKQLAALEHALSMPRESGLSAGSTAASTAGAALPVEGIPPVAKSAQPVRHEFELLPPGAETLPAEPPLDPFKTLRGHAPQPTADPAAPATSLSPARSQLSPTLAPPSSASAESAGERRVADAPAIGSLPLPYDVTAGPSSAGPNSAGPPPVIGPRNGAKTPPSLAVSPRTAEPSPSDVVSTGDNSNRMFSSAAASALGHEPRGLSHSTPSRGNRFITVEEDERRRAEADASAQSSGWIQIALLSLALASLVGLGLYMMRPPSADTLFARIETTVGTAGRPERLLDAENDIRKFLSRFPDDPHVPQIKSYAEEIELLHLERQFALSPRLAGAAGEPITHDYADAIREAANDPEQTVAKLQALIDFYGQLPHPSETTVRFIELAHRQLAHLDQQISKISPTYRRLIDANLARAQELRATAPEKARAIWSSIVELYGDKPWAADEVKKARDALAAASAPH
- a CDS encoding RNA polymerase sigma factor; amino-acid sequence: MSMASQPPASEPLSEEQLAVLAQRGCEASFERLVRRVQVPLLQFLVSRSRCRADAEDLAQESLVRAYRALHRYEPRFRFRTWLFTIAHRLSLNHRRDEHRTRSIAEADAICSPAADVADAISAGESQRGVWQLAAETLDVEQTASLWLHYVEELNTQQIGRILGRSRAAVKTMMFRARKKLLPGLRALMGEEFGFAASVDAKG
- a CDS encoding aspartate kinase — protein: MLIVQKFGGTSVADSQKILAAARKAIRAQQEGNRVVVVVSAMGKNTDTLIDLAHELTDRPSAREMDMLLSTGEQVSVALTAMAVHSLGHKAISLTGAQIGIKTDSSHTKARIHSISTDRLRWALDEGNIVVAAGFQGIDEDYNITTLGRGGSDTTAVALAAVLGADACEIYTDVDGVYTTDPRQLPEARLVKRISYDEMLELASLGAAVMHSRSIEFAKKFNVPIHVRSSFSDVRGTMIVAEPEAPERAVCGVALMRDEARVTLESVPDRPGVSLAVFSKLADRKITVDMIVQNIGAEGKADISFTVNRDELATAMEAVSEAANELGAVGYSHDDQVAKISVVGLGMARQVGVAQKMFRALADAGVNILVITTSEIKISVLVARSEAQAALRAVHAAFDLKTDPNGNGGPVSTGPVRQASALEIIRRLQGMEDLTIDEISLDQSQSLVTIFDVPDRPGVAAATFDELAKAGVFVDMIVQSFGRDGQANLSFTVPQSEFARTVELARRIAKRIGCGGVNSSAKVAKLSVSGIGMRSHTSVAIRMFESLAAAGINVDMMSTSEVRVNVIVDGRQADAALACLQRAFADAAK
- a CDS encoding homoserine dehydrogenase, which translates into the protein MDRSIFGKHGFAVVDTVKIGIVGLGTVGSGVARLLVDHGDRAARRAGRRLVLEHVVVRDSQKPRDVRLPAGMISTDLKRITGNPEISTVAHLVGGLEPARTILLQLLAAGKDVVTANKALLAEHGTELFDAARRADRSIAFEAAVAGGIPIIANINQCLAANQVLSIHGILNGTCNFILTEMEDRGANYSAALAEAQRRGYAEADPTMDVDGTDTVQKLAILSQLAFGFRPQWREIPCRGIDRVDATDLRYARELGYRIRLLAVARLGAAGLDLHVSPTLVHTRTPLAEVREAYNAIALTGDAVGQLFFHGLGAGQMPTASAVVADLIDMVVGRAKITFHTLQLWSDEPSHVRLADPAQSSGRHYLRFNVADRPGVLAEIAGELGRHAISIASVIQHTQDGTDGTVPLVIMTHTATEGAMRAAFDAIDRMEHVRAPSSRMRVYGGKV